One genomic segment of Gemmatimonadales bacterium includes these proteins:
- a CDS encoding cob(I)yrinic acid a,c-diamide adenosyltransferase, with amino-acid sequence MKIYTRTGDHGETGLFGGGRVPKDHERVAAYGDVDELNAVLGVARAAAPDASFDPLLETVQSDLFSIGGYLATPDPAKVEAALAKAELPATRIGEFEAAMDAADTELPPLRAFVLPAGTAQAAALHHARTVCRRAERSVVHLSHSAAVPPLLITYLNRLSDLLFTLARLANHRAGVADKTW; translated from the coding sequence ATGAAGATCTACACACGGACAGGTGACCACGGCGAAACCGGCCTCTTCGGCGGCGGGCGGGTGCCGAAAGACCACGAGCGCGTCGCGGCCTACGGTGACGTGGACGAGTTGAACGCCGTTCTCGGCGTGGCGCGGGCCGCCGCCCCCGACGCCAGCTTCGACCCGCTCCTCGAAACCGTGCAGAGCGACCTCTTCAGCATCGGCGGGTACCTGGCCACCCCGGATCCCGCCAAGGTCGAGGCCGCGCTGGCCAAGGCGGAGCTCCCGGCAACGCGAATCGGCGAATTCGAAGCCGCGATGGACGCGGCGGATACCGAGTTGCCACCGCTGCGCGCCTTCGTCCTCCCGGCAGGGACGGCGCAGGCCGCCGCCCTCCACCATGCCCGGACCGTATGCCGGCGGGCGGAACGCAGCGTCGTCCACCTGTCGCACAGCGCTGCCGTTCCCCCGCTCCTGATCACCTACCTCAATCGTCTCTCCGACCTCCTGTTCACCCTGGCGCGCCTGGCCAACCATCGGGCCGGCGTGGCCGACAAGACCTGGTAG